CATAATACGGTTTTGGGACCTGCTCTTGGAGGAACTCGAATTTGGAAATACGATAATGAATGGGAAGCTCTTAATGATGTTTTGAGGCTTTCTCGTGGTATGACTTATAAGTCTGCTATTACAGGATTAAATCTTGGGGGAGGTAAAGCGGTGATTATTGGAGAttcaaaaaaagataaaacaccTGAGATGATTCGTAAATTTGGAGAGTATGTTAACTCTCTTAATGGAAAATATATTACAGCCGAAGATGTAGGAAGTACGACTCAAGATATGGACATCATAAGAGAGGTAACAACCTATGTTACGGGTATTTCAGAATCTAAAGGAGGCTCGGGAAATCCTTCTCCTGTTACAGCATATGGCGTTTTTATGGGATTAA
This is a stretch of genomic DNA from Vigna radiata var. radiata cultivar VC1973A unplaced genomic scaffold, Vradiata_ver6 scaffold_2587, whole genome shotgun sequence. It encodes these proteins:
- the LOC106755253 gene encoding uncharacterized protein LOC106755253, whose translation is MTKEVIIATDLQKLDPVFGQLSFDNHEQIVFCNDKDTGLKAIIGIHNTVLGPALGGTRIWKYDNEWEALNDVLRLSRGMTYKSAITGLNLGGGKAVIIGDSKKDKTPEMIRKFGEYVNSLNGKYITAEDVGSTTQDMDIIREVTTYVTGISESKGGSGNPSPVTAYGVFMGLKAAVKYKFGTDKLEGKRVLVQGIGNVGETL